A single uncultured Methanolobus sp. DNA region contains:
- a CDS encoding ABC transporter ATP-binding protein, whose translation MVTVNVNNVTFGYNSAKILHDVSVDIDRSSFVSIVGPNGAGKSTLLKCVNKILKPESGDILVDKNNIHKMKRMEVARNVAYVPQSSNRVFPTTVFETVMMGRRPHLGWFSNEADKEKVWQVLEEMGLDDLALRNFDELSGGQQQKILIARALAQETGVILLDEPTSNLDIWHQLDVMENVRGLVKNRNVTALMVVHDLNMASKYSDLILMMKNGKIVSAGDPVSVLTCDNIERVYGVEAHVHTHAGIPYVMPLKQVGLAADSCMMQANDGFEA comes from the coding sequence ATGGTTACAGTGAATGTAAACAATGTCACTTTTGGCTACAACAGCGCAAAGATACTTCATGATGTATCGGTGGATATTGACAGATCAAGCTTTGTCAGTATTGTGGGACCGAACGGAGCAGGCAAATCAACGCTACTTAAATGTGTTAACAAGATCCTCAAGCCTGAATCCGGTGATATTCTTGTTGATAAGAACAACATTCATAAAATGAAACGAATGGAAGTGGCAAGAAATGTTGCTTATGTTCCACAGAGTTCGAACAGGGTCTTCCCTACAACTGTTTTTGAAACTGTGATGATGGGAAGAAGACCTCATCTTGGATGGTTTAGTAACGAAGCCGATAAAGAAAAAGTGTGGCAGGTACTTGAAGAAATGGGTCTTGATGACCTGGCTCTGCGCAATTTTGATGAATTGAGCGGAGGTCAGCAGCAGAAAATCCTGATCGCAAGAGCTCTGGCACAGGAGACAGGAGTTATTCTTCTTGATGAACCCACAAGTAATCTTGATATCTGGCACCAGCTTGATGTGATGGAAAATGTGAGGGGTCTTGTTAAAAACAGGAACGTGACAGCGTTGATGGTTGTACATGACCTCAATATGGCTTCCAAGTACTCAGACTTGATCTTGATGATGAAAAATGGGAAGATAGTGTCTGCTGGTGATCCGGTTTCAGTGCTTACTTGCGATAATATAGAACGGGTCTACGGTGTTGAAGCACATGTACACACACATGCAGGAATTCCATATGTGATGCCTCTCAAGCAGGTTGGACTGGCAGCTGATTCCTGCATGATGCAGGCAAACGATGGATTTGAAGCTTAA
- a CDS encoding iron ABC transporter permease, whose product MRNLFEKKKAQNTDQLAGSDKKQQSGVREDYKRFVGKKIILLISMFALIVLLGAFFVTIGPLEVSVIEVYKILLFRYFPDLFVTSGLPSQVVWNIRLPRIIAGIMAGFGLGICGCVMQSVLKNPLASPFTLGISSGASFGVAVAAVLGVGVISGPYLLVGNAFLFAMLCSLFIIALASLKGATSETLILAGIAINYLFSSLTDLFKYFATDEQLRLMVSWGMGDLSAFSWSNFLLLLCVFSICTPLLYMKANDLNIMVIGDENAKSLGIDANKVRMFCMLLASLLIATIVCFTGTIAFIGLVAPHMARMVIGSDHKYLFPASGLLGALVLICADVTGMNLIRPTVIPTGIMTSLLGVPFFMYLILKRKRKEFW is encoded by the coding sequence ATGCGAAATCTATTTGAAAAAAAGAAAGCTCAGAATACAGACCAGTTAGCTGGTTCTGATAAAAAGCAACAATCTGGCGTAAGGGAGGATTACAAGCGTTTTGTGGGGAAAAAGATCATTCTTTTAATCAGCATGTTTGCTCTTATTGTTTTACTGGGAGCTTTTTTTGTAACCATTGGCCCTCTTGAAGTATCAGTAATCGAAGTCTACAAAATTCTTTTATTCCGATACTTCCCTGATCTGTTTGTAACCTCCGGCCTTCCTTCGCAGGTTGTGTGGAATATTCGTTTACCACGAATCATTGCCGGTATTATGGCAGGTTTTGGTCTTGGAATATGTGGATGTGTAATGCAATCTGTTTTGAAAAATCCCCTGGCAAGCCCGTTTACCCTCGGTATTTCCTCAGGAGCAAGTTTTGGAGTTGCAGTTGCTGCCGTATTGGGAGTAGGGGTTATAAGTGGTCCATACCTTCTTGTGGGCAATGCTTTTTTGTTTGCTATGCTGTGTTCTCTATTCATTATCGCTCTTGCAAGTCTTAAAGGTGCTACTTCAGAAACCCTTATTCTTGCAGGAATTGCAATAAATTACCTGTTCAGTTCTCTTACAGACCTGTTCAAGTATTTTGCAACAGACGAGCAGCTTCGCCTTATGGTAAGCTGGGGAATGGGAGATCTGTCTGCGTTTTCCTGGAGTAATTTCCTGCTTCTGCTATGTGTCTTTTCTATTTGTACCCCACTTTTGTACATGAAGGCAAACGACCTGAATATCATGGTAATAGGAGATGAAAATGCAAAGAGTCTCGGAATTGATGCTAATAAGGTCAGAATGTTCTGTATGCTGCTTGCAAGTCTTTTGATCGCGACCATTGTCTGTTTTACAGGAACTATCGCATTCATAGGTTTGGTTGCACCGCATATGGCACGCATGGTGATTGGTTCGGACCACAAATACCTGTTCCCTGCATCGGGTCTTTTGGGTGCACTTGTACTGATATGTGCTGATGTTACAGGTATGAACCTGATAAGACCAACTGTCATTCCGACAGGCATAATGACTTCCCTGCTTGGAGTACCATTCTTCATGTATCTCATTCTCAAAAGAAAACGGAAGGAGTTCTGGTAA
- a CDS encoding ABC transporter substrate-binding protein: MSKTRILMIGMIVLACSFISIMNAAALYTTLPCDDGDGVLTESEVSDAVCDYMLGDGAYTLDDVGDAAYVLTYWDGKPKTITDYNDREVTFYRPIERIITTNPDNSRIVIALGDLDKMVSSDECTRGGCVLPRDSNDEKIATDAWESLQIYGGGQLDDLPETNTRYEIDYETMAILQPDIVLDTTSANRGDLILEKVGCPCVEAGAGFTFEENYAHIQMLGEVLDKEERADELVDFISSKVEMIESITSQIDESEKPTVYFAPRGATKGFYDAIEGRDFTRTEAVYESLTLAGGINIAENCTGTNVNVAPEQIVVWEPEVIFVAKNTWDGESGVGFVMETPELSDIPAVRNNQVYDCFYPYCRGRPIDRSLLNLFYMAKRLHPEEFSDIDMEAEGNEIFKQLLGVDGMFTELAEYQTFAKEVY, encoded by the coding sequence ATGAGCAAAACCAGAATTCTTATGATAGGAATGATAGTACTTGCCTGCTCATTTATTTCCATAATGAATGCTGCTGCACTGTATACTACTCTTCCGTGTGATGATGGTGACGGAGTACTGACCGAAAGCGAGGTTTCAGATGCAGTTTGTGATTACATGCTTGGAGATGGGGCATACACTCTGGATGACGTAGGAGATGCTGCATATGTACTTACATACTGGGACGGTAAACCAAAAACCATTACTGACTATAATGACAGAGAAGTCACTTTTTACAGGCCTATTGAAAGAATAATCACAACCAATCCAGATAATTCAAGAATCGTTATTGCACTGGGAGATCTTGACAAAATGGTTTCTTCAGATGAGTGCACACGAGGAGGATGTGTGCTTCCAAGGGATTCTAATGATGAGAAGATAGCTACAGATGCTTGGGAAAGTCTTCAGATATATGGTGGAGGTCAACTTGATGATCTTCCTGAAACTAACACTCGCTATGAAATAGACTATGAGACAATGGCAATTCTTCAGCCGGATATTGTTTTAGACACTACTTCGGCAAACAGGGGAGATCTGATCTTAGAGAAGGTCGGTTGTCCATGTGTGGAAGCAGGTGCAGGATTCACATTTGAAGAAAACTATGCTCACATCCAGATGCTTGGTGAAGTGCTGGATAAAGAAGAAAGAGCAGATGAACTGGTAGATTTCATAAGTTCTAAAGTCGAGATGATCGAATCTATAACATCACAGATAGATGAAAGTGAAAAACCAACGGTATATTTTGCTCCAAGAGGAGCTACAAAAGGTTTCTATGATGCTATTGAGGGAAGAGACTTCACACGCACAGAAGCAGTATATGAATCACTAACTCTTGCAGGAGGGATTAATATTGCAGAGAATTGCACAGGTACCAATGTCAATGTTGCTCCTGAACAGATCGTTGTTTGGGAACCAGAAGTTATCTTTGTTGCAAAGAATACATGGGACGGAGAAAGCGGTGTTGGTTTTGTAATGGAGACACCTGAACTTTCAGATATTCCTGCTGTCAGAAACAACCAGGTGTATGATTGTTTCTATCCATATTGCAGAGGCAGGCCCATCGATAGAAGTTTGCTGAATTTATTTTACATGGCAAAACGCCTTCATCCTGAAGAGTTCAGCGATATTGACATGGAAGCAGAAGGTAACGAGATATTCAAACAGTTGCTTGGAGTAGATGGAATGTTCACTGAGCTTGCTGAATATCAGACATTTGCAAAAGAAGTGTATTGA
- a CDS encoding P-loop NTPase, giving the protein MKILICGKGGCGKSTLTALLAQTMSREGYNVLVVDNDESNFGLHRQLGVELPEDFLNFFGGKKDLVQRMKASFSTGEEVKFFDNRWEIADIPGEYVSRTDNISLMAVGKIHDFGEGCACPMGVLSKHLLKNIDAGSNDIVLVDTEAGIEHFGRGVEEGCDALLMVIDPSYESICLSEKISSLAEAAGKDLYFVLNRVEGKTKSVLCEKVPEDRILATLPVMVSVFKAGLLGEKFQVDVPEVEEICTFLKSMNNT; this is encoded by the coding sequence TTGAAAATATTGATATGCGGAAAAGGCGGATGTGGAAAAAGTACATTAACAGCACTGCTTGCACAGACAATGTCCAGAGAAGGATATAATGTACTGGTGGTTGACAACGATGAATCCAATTTCGGACTTCACAGGCAATTGGGAGTGGAACTACCAGAGGATTTCCTGAATTTCTTTGGCGGGAAAAAAGATCTTGTCCAGAGAATGAAAGCTTCATTTTCAACAGGAGAGGAAGTAAAGTTCTTTGATAACAGATGGGAAATCGCAGACATACCCGGTGAATATGTCTCAAGAACAGACAACATTTCACTAATGGCTGTTGGAAAGATACACGATTTTGGAGAAGGTTGTGCCTGTCCAATGGGAGTTCTTTCAAAGCATCTGCTCAAGAATATAGATGCCGGAAGTAACGACATAGTTTTAGTTGACACTGAAGCCGGGATCGAACATTTCGGCAGGGGAGTTGAGGAAGGCTGTGATGCACTGTTAATGGTCATTGACCCATCCTATGAGTCCATCTGCCTTTCCGAAAAGATAAGCAGCCTGGCAGAAGCTGCTGGAAAGGATCTCTATTTTGTACTTAACAGGGTTGAAGGAAAAACCAAAAGCGTCCTTTGTGAGAAAGTCCCTGAAGACCGTATTCTGGCAACGCTTCCTGTAATGGTTTCAGTATTCAAGGCAGGGCTTCTTGGTGAAAAATTCCAGGTGGATGTACCAGAGGTAGAAGAGATCTGCACTTTTTTGAAGAGTATGAATAACACTTGA
- a CDS encoding class I SAM-dependent methyltransferase — protein MEHGKIDWNEIWKELMTAQQSSNKEIENNLWNKKDNAERFWKRTQQFSDRTQLTLEELPLTPQSRVLDIGASPGRLSIPIAERVAHVTAVEPAEGMRNILLDNVAEKGLTNLECVSKRWEDIDVENDLNGPYDIVIASFSLGMPDIREAIQKMEQASSKHVYLYWFAGTSPWEEHSVNLWPYLYGTNYTCGPKCDVLYNVLYDMGIYPDMEVFSMEYTNNFASMDEAMDFFRSRYAIETPEQEATLYNYLRDELSWENGSISERADSTRVRICWEKKQNN, from the coding sequence ATGGAACACGGAAAAATAGACTGGAATGAAATATGGAAAGAACTCATGACTGCCCAACAGTCATCAAACAAAGAAATTGAGAATAACCTGTGGAATAAGAAGGATAATGCAGAAAGGTTCTGGAAAAGAACTCAGCAATTCTCAGACAGAACACAGCTTACTCTTGAAGAGCTACCTCTTACGCCGCAGTCCAGGGTACTGGACATTGGTGCCAGTCCGGGAAGACTTTCAATACCTATTGCGGAAAGGGTTGCACATGTAACTGCGGTGGAACCTGCAGAAGGCATGAGAAATATACTGCTTGATAATGTTGCTGAAAAAGGATTAACTAATCTTGAATGTGTCAGCAAGCGCTGGGAAGATATTGATGTAGAGAATGACCTCAATGGTCCTTATGACATTGTTATTGCCTCTTTCTCCCTTGGTATGCCGGATATAAGGGAAGCAATTCAAAAAATGGAGCAGGCTTCCTCAAAGCATGTTTATCTTTACTGGTTTGCAGGAACCAGTCCCTGGGAAGAACATTCAGTAAATCTCTGGCCATACCTGTATGGAACAAATTATACATGCGGTCCAAAATGCGATGTCCTGTATAACGTTCTCTACGACATGGGAATTTATCCTGATATGGAAGTGTTCTCCATGGAATACACCAACAATTTTGCATCCATGGATGAAGCCATGGATTTCTTCAGATCACGATATGCAATTGAGACACCTGAGCAGGAAGCTACTCTTTATAATTATCTCAGGGATGAGCTATCATGGGAGAATGGCAGCATTTCTGAAAGAGCCGATTCAACACGTGTCAGGATCTGCTGGGAAAAGAAACAGAACAATTAG
- a CDS encoding DUF2023 family protein, whose product MRNLDEGLIRAYVHGNMQVLRQHIYEYEKGLRDLILHTTSSYLEEDIICLLEKKQIGYIIQRASENKINVFFGDHKCINILRKIGDKNLSDYSDEEDFILGIMLGYDRLQQCDRYLKRKNKSMKIELIA is encoded by the coding sequence ATGAGAAATCTAGACGAAGGCTTGATCAGAGCATATGTTCATGGCAATATGCAGGTTCTGAGGCAACATATCTATGAGTATGAAAAAGGTCTTCGGGATCTCATACTCCATACTACAAGTAGCTATCTTGAAGAAGACATCATCTGCCTGCTTGAAAAAAAGCAGATAGGTTATATTATACAAAGAGCTTCTGAGAATAAGATCAATGTTTTTTTTGGAGATCACAAATGTATTAACATACTCAGGAAGATAGGAGACAAAAATCTATCTGACTATTCTGATGAAGAGGACTTCATACTTGGAATCATGCTTGGATATGACAGGTTGCAGCAATGTGACCGTTACCTGAAAAGAAAGAACAAAAGTATGAAAATAGAACTGATAGCATAA
- a CDS encoding flavodoxin gives MTKTIIVYGSTTGSTQTLAEEIESTFSKNGIDARLVEVTNVEPAELANYDLIILGCSTWGEGELQDDFISFEHDMEGIGLNGKKAACFGPGDSDYTFFCEAVNILESRLESCGAELITEGLMIDGDVDSQLDLASEWAEKLIASIS, from the coding sequence ATGACAAAAACAATAATCGTCTATGGTAGCACTACCGGCAGTACACAGACACTGGCAGAAGAGATTGAAAGTACATTCAGTAAAAATGGGATCGATGCAAGGCTTGTAGAAGTGACGAATGTTGAACCAGCAGAACTTGCGAACTATGACCTTATTATTCTTGGATGCTCCACATGGGGAGAGGGTGAATTACAGGACGATTTCATTTCATTTGAGCATGATATGGAAGGAATTGGTCTGAATGGAAAAAAGGCTGCATGCTTCGGCCCGGGTGACAGTGATTACACTTTCTTCTGTGAAGCAGTTAACATCCTGGAATCCCGTCTGGAGTCATGTGGGGCTGAACTTATAACAGAAGGACTGATGATCGATGGAGATGTTGACAGTCAGCTTGATCTGGCTTCAGAATGGGCAGAGAAGCTTATCGCTAGCATATCCTGA
- a CDS encoding ABC transporter ATP-binding protein encodes MELLMETVKQKKIEFILSVVLAAMGSVLYIIPYVIIYYIIRYYLNAGVHASHEPVIEMLLYAFLAIMLRYILIISSFVSSHIAAFDLLYMIRKRLTEHIGTLPMGFWSSNNTGRVRKIIQEDVETIENFVAHHIPDMVSGLVLPIITLAFLFTVDWRLAIAATIPLPLGLIMVKLMWSGAGTGQDRRESFREYHDSLEKMNSTSVEYVQGMPAVKVFNLTLDSFRRLKHSVLDYRTFVLKISKSSTPYWASFSAIVVGGGIFVIPAGLYLLQAGEIDVPTMILFLLLGTGCMCEFIPFIMTVSHSEYIFEGSRRIESVLEEKSLPEPQYPVSPDEYGIELNDVSFKYHNSEVLSNISFKIPQGSFTAIVGPSGAGKTTLVNIMARMWDVSSGSISIGGIAFRDMGTVGVNQTVGTVFQEVQMLTDTVRENIRMGKSGAMQKDIEEAAMAAACHDLILSLPHGYDTIIGEGGEVHLSGGEKQRIALARVILKDPPIILLDEASSYADAENETKMQEAFSRLMVGKTVVVIAHRLSTIVNADSIIVINNGQLEEQGTHDELLANQGLYYNMWKSHTKARHWKLSEKEE; translated from the coding sequence ATGGAATTATTAATGGAGACAGTTAAACAGAAAAAAATAGAATTCATATTATCCGTAGTTTTGGCAGCAATGGGCTCTGTCCTTTACATTATCCCCTACGTAATAATCTACTACATCATAAGGTACTATCTGAATGCAGGAGTCCATGCTTCACATGAACCTGTAATTGAAATGCTATTGTATGCTTTTCTGGCGATAATGCTGCGGTATATCCTGATCATTTCAAGTTTTGTTTCCAGTCATATTGCAGCATTTGATCTCCTGTATATGATCCGCAAACGCCTTACGGAACACATTGGAACTCTGCCCATGGGTTTCTGGTCTTCTAACAACACAGGAAGAGTTCGTAAGATCATACAGGAAGACGTGGAAACCATTGAGAATTTTGTTGCTCACCACATCCCTGATATGGTATCTGGTCTTGTACTTCCCATTATAACACTTGCTTTTCTTTTTACTGTTGACTGGCGCCTTGCCATTGCAGCCACAATCCCCTTGCCTCTTGGTTTAATAATGGTTAAATTGATGTGGAGTGGGGCCGGTACTGGCCAGGATCGTCGTGAATCTTTCAGGGAATATCATGATTCTCTTGAAAAAATGAATTCCACTAGTGTGGAATATGTACAGGGCATGCCTGCAGTTAAGGTTTTTAACCTGACACTCGATTCATTCAGAAGATTAAAACACTCAGTCCTTGATTACAGGACATTCGTCCTTAAGATCTCAAAGAGCAGTACCCCCTACTGGGCATCTTTTTCTGCTATCGTTGTCGGTGGCGGGATATTTGTGATACCAGCAGGCCTTTATCTTCTTCAGGCCGGTGAGATCGATGTACCCACAATGATCCTGTTCCTTTTACTGGGGACCGGCTGCATGTGTGAGTTCATTCCGTTCATTATGACCGTATCCCATTCGGAATACATATTTGAAGGTTCCAGAAGGATAGAATCAGTTCTTGAAGAAAAATCGCTTCCAGAACCCCAATATCCAGTATCTCCTGATGAATATGGAATAGAACTTAATGATGTCTCTTTTAAATATCACAATTCAGAAGTCCTTTCAAATATCAGTTTTAAGATTCCGCAAGGGTCATTTACAGCGATAGTAGGGCCAAGTGGAGCCGGAAAGACAACTCTTGTAAACATCATGGCAAGAATGTGGGACGTATCATCCGGGTCAATTAGTATTGGAGGCATTGCATTCAGGGACATGGGAACTGTTGGTGTGAATCAGACAGTTGGGACTGTGTTCCAGGAAGTGCAGATGCTCACAGACACTGTGAGGGAGAATATCCGTATGGGTAAATCCGGTGCGATGCAGAAGGATATAGAAGAAGCTGCCATGGCCGCTGCATGTCATGACCTAATACTTTCTCTTCCACATGGTTACGATACAATAATAGGCGAAGGCGGTGAGGTTCACCTGAGCGGAGGAGAAAAACAACGCATAGCTCTTGCACGGGTAATACTCAAAGACCCTCCAATAATACTGCTGGATGAAGCCAGTTCTTATGCTGATGCAGAGAACGAGACAAAGATGCAGGAAGCATTTTCAAGACTTATGGTCGGTAAGACAGTAGTTGTAATAGCTCACCGTCTTTCTACTATTGTGAATGCCGATTCCATTATTGTTATTAATAACGGCCAGCTCGAAGAACAGGGCACTCATGATGAACTGCTGGCAAATCAAGGACTGTATTACAATATGTGGAAATCCCACACAAAAGCAAGGCACTGGAAACTTTCAGAAAAGGAGGAATGA
- a CDS encoding ABC transporter ATP-binding protein — protein MKENKSWNLYADNRNNILSIIGLSFLSDVPRGLFNGLLYLFILGLVLPVLQDHSHDFAYLWELYAYYVSGFVLYFLLTIISQTNNYYRAYSISTDLRLFLGDKLRRLPLGFFKKKDPGDVTGRLLHDVSQAETSLSHNLPDVVTSIVVPMLIGLFLIYVNAQLTGIMLLSVLVAAFFVLLARKIIAILGIKHVAAINETSSRILEYARSVKLLKSYSMTGDKFCILDNAMKKLKKLSFKGEVYAGIPVQISLLLLDAGYLIMLSFAAKMSFEGELSIPELFTFAVLGYYFFAPIKRLGPILVLMRYTRLSLDRIGEVLAAEELPYDKGQKLTEDNTIEFHNVSFRYKDTDVLKDINCRFPVNSMTALVGLSGSGKSTMINLIARFWDVQSGSISIGGVPVKKLDPDLLLSRISMVFQDVYLFNDTIANNIRVGKQNATDMEIRGAARLARCDEFIEKLPQGYDTIVSEGGSSLSGGERQRISIARAILKDAPIVLLDEATASLDPENEAVIQEALENLVRGRTLIVIAHRFKSIENADQILVLDNGKISECGTHDTLVSGGGLYQSLWTKQQQAGSWKMRSSDTVVQYDSTMDVSSFAVDSQT, from the coding sequence ATGAAAGAAAACAAATCATGGAATTTGTATGCTGACAACAGAAATAATATTTTGAGTATCATTGGTCTAAGTTTCCTGTCAGATGTACCTCGTGGTCTTTTCAATGGTCTGCTCTACCTGTTCATTCTGGGACTTGTCTTACCCGTGTTACAGGATCATTCGCATGATTTTGCTTATCTCTGGGAATTATATGCTTACTACGTATCGGGTTTTGTGCTTTATTTCCTGTTGACTATCATCAGCCAGACAAACAACTATTATCGTGCCTACTCCATCTCAACAGACCTGCGCCTTTTTCTAGGGGATAAGCTCAGGCGTCTTCCACTGGGTTTTTTCAAAAAGAAGGATCCTGGAGATGTCACCGGACGTCTCTTACATGATGTAAGCCAGGCTGAAACATCATTATCACACAACCTTCCGGATGTTGTTACATCAATAGTAGTGCCAATGCTGATAGGTTTATTCCTGATATATGTAAATGCTCAACTGACCGGTATAATGCTGTTGTCTGTTCTTGTGGCAGCTTTTTTTGTACTGCTGGCCCGGAAGATAATAGCCATATTGGGAATAAAGCATGTGGCAGCTATCAATGAAACTTCATCAAGGATACTCGAATATGCCCGCTCTGTCAAACTTCTGAAGTCATATAGCATGACAGGAGACAAATTCTGCATACTTGACAATGCCATGAAAAAACTGAAAAAACTTAGCTTCAAAGGTGAAGTATATGCAGGAATTCCTGTCCAGATATCCCTTTTGCTGCTGGATGCAGGATACCTTATCATGTTATCATTTGCTGCAAAAATGAGCTTTGAAGGTGAACTATCTATACCTGAGTTATTCACATTTGCAGTCCTAGGATACTATTTCTTTGCCCCTATCAAAAGACTTGGACCTATACTTGTCCTGATGCGTTATACCCGTCTTTCACTGGACCGCATTGGTGAGGTTCTGGCAGCAGAGGAATTGCCATATGATAAGGGGCAAAAACTTACCGAAGATAACACAATTGAGTTCCACAATGTCAGTTTCCGTTACAAGGATACTGATGTCCTGAAGGACATAAACTGCCGTTTTCCGGTAAACTCAATGACAGCACTTGTGGGACTTTCAGGTTCAGGAAAATCAACAATGATAAACCTGATAGCACGTTTCTGGGATGTTCAGTCAGGTTCTATCAGTATCGGTGGAGTTCCGGTTAAGAAACTTGACCCTGACCTTCTTCTTTCCAGAATATCAATGGTATTCCAGGATGTTTATCTTTTCAACGATACCATTGCAAATAATATCCGGGTGGGTAAGCAGAATGCCACTGACATGGAAATCAGGGGAGCTGCAAGACTTGCCAGATGTGATGAGTTCATTGAAAAACTTCCACAGGGTTATGATACAATTGTCAGCGAAGGTGGCAGTTCACTCTCAGGCGGGGAGCGCCAGAGAATATCAATTGCAAGGGCAATCCTGAAAGATGCACCTATAGTCCTGCTGGATGAGGCAACAGCATCTCTTGACCCGGAAAACGAAGCTGTGATACAGGAAGCTCTGGAAAACCTTGTCAGGGGAAGAACTCTTATTGTCATTGCCCACCGCTTCAAATCCATTGAGAATGCAGACCAAATCCTTGTGCTGGACAATGGAAAAATATCGGAATGCGGCACCCATGATACTCTTGTATCAGGAGGGGGCTTATACCAGAGCTTATGGACAAAACAACAACAAGCCGGCAGCTGGAAAATGCGAAGCTCAGATACTGTGGTCCAATACGATAGCACAATGGATGTTTCTTCCTTTGCTGTGGATTCGCAGACTTAA
- a CDS encoding metal-dependent transcriptional regulator, translated as MLSRKAENYLKAIMTIESEKGYARIKDIAGAMNVRAPSATEMIKRLDKEGYVSYVKYGSVNLTVKGNNVARIAENRHDHLKSLLMDIINVPETIAEKDALILEQQLHDVTIEKMKKYVRSRRPEL; from the coding sequence ATGCTATCAAGAAAAGCAGAGAACTATTTGAAAGCCATAATGACTATTGAATCTGAAAAAGGCTATGCACGCATAAAGGATATTGCAGGAGCAATGAATGTAAGGGCTCCCAGTGCAACAGAAATGATCAAGCGCCTTGATAAAGAAGGATATGTCAGCTATGTTAAATACGGCAGTGTCAACCTCACTGTAAAAGGAAATAATGTAGCAAGGATCGCAGAGAACAGACATGACCATCTGAAATCGCTTCTTATGGATATCATAAATGTCCCTGAGACGATTGCAGAAAAAGATGCCCTTATTCTGGAGCAGCAGCTTCATGACGTGACTATTGAAAAAATGAAAAAGTATGTCCGGTCGAGAAGACCGGAACTCTGA
- a CDS encoding DUF2149 domain-containing protein encodes MKRKYRRRLIDNEDEQNPLTGVANLFDIAMVFSVALLVALVMSYQMPELLNPNEDITIVKNPGQQDMKIIIKDEGKPIEVLNMTDQVGGGTGEALGTAYKLADGRVIYVPEDNTNSSKTN; translated from the coding sequence TTGAAAAGGAAATACAGAAGAAGACTTATAGATAATGAAGATGAGCAAAACCCCCTTACAGGGGTTGCTAATCTTTTTGATATCGCCATGGTGTTTTCCGTAGCTCTTCTTGTAGCACTTGTTATGTCCTACCAGATGCCTGAATTACTGAATCCCAATGAAGATATAACCATTGTAAAGAATCCGGGACAGCAGGACATGAAGATTATAATCAAGGATGAAGGTAAGCCTATTGAGGTCCTGAACATGACAGACCAGGTAGGTGGTGGAACAGGAGAAGCTCTTGGAACAGCATACAAACTGGCTGACGGAAGAGTTATCTACGTTCCTGAAGACAATACCAATTCATCTAAAACCAACTGA
- a CDS encoding MotA/TolQ/ExbB proton channel family protein encodes MAFESYIFQTLYIFSASLLYPVIIVLILMVIFSLSLIGEFLSEYSKRHRDPANLDQCCAMIRKNIDSQDFKEAALSLQNVKQNQMVTDFANTASRHLENNMLPSIEWLAQEFEIKMSKRLEQTRIVATISPMLGLMGTLIPLGPALIGLSNGDIEQLANNLMIAFATTVVGLFAGIIGYVLTQIRKRWYWQDMADIDYILETLEVED; translated from the coding sequence ATGGCTTTTGAGTCTTATATTTTCCAGACGCTGTACATATTTTCAGCTTCGTTATTGTACCCGGTAATAATTGTATTGATCCTGATGGTTATTTTTTCCCTCTCGCTTATAGGAGAATTCCTTTCGGAATACTCAAAAAGACATCGTGATCCTGCCAATCTGGACCAATGCTGTGCGATGATAAGGAAGAATATTGATTCACAGGATTTCAAAGAGGCTGCATTGTCCCTGCAAAATGTCAAACAGAACCAGATGGTCACAGATTTTGCAAATACAGCCTCACGGCATCTGGAGAACAATATGCTGCCTTCAATCGAGTGGCTGGCGCAGGAATTTGAGATTAAGATGTCAAAAAGGCTGGAACAGACCAGGATAGTTGCCACGATTTCACCGATGCTTGGACTTATGGGAACCCTGATACCACTGGGGCCGGCACTTATCGGGCTTTCCAACGGTGACATCGAACAACTAGCGAATAACCTCATGATAGCCTTTGCTACAACGGTAGTCGGACTATTTGCAGGAATCATCGGTTATGTGCTCACCCAAATAAGGAAAAGATGGTACTGGCAGGATATGGCAGATATAGATTATATTCTTGAGACTCTGGAGGTCGAAGATTGA